The following proteins are encoded in a genomic region of Stegostoma tigrinum isolate sSteTig4 chromosome 2, sSteTig4.hap1, whole genome shotgun sequence:
- the gmnn gene encoding geminin isoform X1, whose protein sequence is MLLYTDTIIQKRKIILHSNYFIVGLKELRLENKNKVAGKPQQAWSICEEKKVNVSVLTMATNMRHRRDANKRPQTIKRFFTSRAISNTTVRRTLQVIQPLATSDQLVGRLNESCKHSPKRKHWNDDQPKSCKKSRTQIAQDTTECSDENSESQAMTKEAYQLLVKANPSSMYWKELAEQRRKALFKVLQENERLNKEIEHKDEDILKLQKENQELTELAEHVQYMADLIEKLTAQGADEQEAESEQEAESEQEAESEQEAESEQEAESEQEAESEQEAESEQATEGTYLNENSAVVSDKDD, encoded by the exons ATGCTGTTATATACTGATACTATcattcagaaaagaaaaattatCTTGCACTCAAATTATTTCATCGTCGGATTAAAAGAGCTGAGGcttgagaacaaaaacaaagttgctggaaaaccacAGCAGGcctggagcatctgtgaagaaaaaaaagttaacgtttcgg TTCTAACAATGGCCACCAATATGAGGCACAGACGTGATGCCAATAAGCGTCCTCAAACCATAAAG CGTTTCTTTACGAGCAGAGCTATAAGTAACACAACAGTGAGACGAACTTTACAAGTGATTCAGCCGCTTGCTACTTCAGATCAACTTGTTGGCAGGCTAAATGAG TCATGCAAGCACTCTCCCAAAAGAAAACACTGGAATGACGATCAACCAAAGAGCTGCAAGAAATCGCGCACACAGATTGCTCAAGACACCACGGAATGCAGTGATGAGAATTCTGAAAGCCAAGCCATGACAAAAGAAGCATATCAACTTCTTGTAAAAG CTAATCCAAGTTCTATGTACTGGAAGGAATTGGCAGAGCAGCGAAGGAAAGCCCTGTTCAAGGTTTTACAAGAAAATGAAAGA CTGAATAAAGAAATTGAACATAAAGATGAAGACATTTTGAAATTACAGAAAGAGAACCAGGAGCTTACAGAGTTGGCAGAGCATGTGCAGtatatggctgatctgattgag AAGCTAACGGCACAAGGTGCTGATGAGCAGGAAGCTGAGTCGGAGCAGGAAGCTGAGTCGGAGCAGGAAGCTGAGTCGGAGCAGGAAGCTGAGTCGGAGCAGGAAGCTGAGTCGGAGCAGGAAGCTGAGTCGGAGCAGGAAGCTGAGTCGGAGCAGGCTACAGAAGGCACATATCTCAATGAGAATTCCGCAGTAGTGTCTGATAAAGATGATTAG
- the gmnn gene encoding geminin isoform X3: MKRGGDVGRVLTMATNMRHRRDANKRPQTIKRFFTSRAISNTTVRRTLQVIQPLATSDQLVGRLNESCKHSPKRKHWNDDQPKSCKKSRTQIAQDTTECSDENSESQAMTKEAYQLLVKANPSSMYWKELAEQRRKALFKVLQENERLNKEIEHKDEDILKLQKENQELTELAEHVQYMADLIEKLTAQGADEQEAESEQEAESEQEAESEQEAESEQEAESEQEAESEQEAESEQATEGTYLNENSAVVSDKDD, translated from the exons ATGAAGCGGGGGGGAGATGTTGGGAGGG TTCTAACAATGGCCACCAATATGAGGCACAGACGTGATGCCAATAAGCGTCCTCAAACCATAAAG CGTTTCTTTACGAGCAGAGCTATAAGTAACACAACAGTGAGACGAACTTTACAAGTGATTCAGCCGCTTGCTACTTCAGATCAACTTGTTGGCAGGCTAAATGAG TCATGCAAGCACTCTCCCAAAAGAAAACACTGGAATGACGATCAACCAAAGAGCTGCAAGAAATCGCGCACACAGATTGCTCAAGACACCACGGAATGCAGTGATGAGAATTCTGAAAGCCAAGCCATGACAAAAGAAGCATATCAACTTCTTGTAAAAG CTAATCCAAGTTCTATGTACTGGAAGGAATTGGCAGAGCAGCGAAGGAAAGCCCTGTTCAAGGTTTTACAAGAAAATGAAAGA CTGAATAAAGAAATTGAACATAAAGATGAAGACATTTTGAAATTACAGAAAGAGAACCAGGAGCTTACAGAGTTGGCAGAGCATGTGCAGtatatggctgatctgattgag AAGCTAACGGCACAAGGTGCTGATGAGCAGGAAGCTGAGTCGGAGCAGGAAGCTGAGTCGGAGCAGGAAGCTGAGTCGGAGCAGGAAGCTGAGTCGGAGCAGGAAGCTGAGTCGGAGCAGGAAGCTGAGTCGGAGCAGGAAGCTGAGTCGGAGCAGGCTACAGAAGGCACATATCTCAATGAGAATTCCGCAGTAGTGTCTGATAAAGATGATTAG
- the gmnn gene encoding geminin isoform X4: MATNMRHRRDANKRPQTIKRFFTSRAISNTTVRRTLQVIQPLATSDQLVGRLNESCKHSPKRKHWNDDQPKSCKKSRTQIAQDTTECSDENSESQAMTKEAYQLLVKANPSSMYWKELAEQRRKALFKVLQENERLNKEIEHKDEDILKLQKENQELTELAEHVQYMADLIEKLTAQGADEQEAESEQEAESEQEAESEQEAESEQEAESEQEAESEQEAESEQATEGTYLNENSAVVSDKDD, translated from the exons ATGGCCACCAATATGAGGCACAGACGTGATGCCAATAAGCGTCCTCAAACCATAAAG CGTTTCTTTACGAGCAGAGCTATAAGTAACACAACAGTGAGACGAACTTTACAAGTGATTCAGCCGCTTGCTACTTCAGATCAACTTGTTGGCAGGCTAAATGAG TCATGCAAGCACTCTCCCAAAAGAAAACACTGGAATGACGATCAACCAAAGAGCTGCAAGAAATCGCGCACACAGATTGCTCAAGACACCACGGAATGCAGTGATGAGAATTCTGAAAGCCAAGCCATGACAAAAGAAGCATATCAACTTCTTGTAAAAG CTAATCCAAGTTCTATGTACTGGAAGGAATTGGCAGAGCAGCGAAGGAAAGCCCTGTTCAAGGTTTTACAAGAAAATGAAAGA CTGAATAAAGAAATTGAACATAAAGATGAAGACATTTTGAAATTACAGAAAGAGAACCAGGAGCTTACAGAGTTGGCAGAGCATGTGCAGtatatggctgatctgattgag AAGCTAACGGCACAAGGTGCTGATGAGCAGGAAGCTGAGTCGGAGCAGGAAGCTGAGTCGGAGCAGGAAGCTGAGTCGGAGCAGGAAGCTGAGTCGGAGCAGGAAGCTGAGTCGGAGCAGGAAGCTGAGTCGGAGCAGGAAGCTGAGTCGGAGCAGGCTACAGAAGGCACATATCTCAATGAGAATTCCGCAGTAGTGTCTGATAAAGATGATTAG
- the gmnn gene encoding geminin isoform X2, giving the protein MVVYYIVTLKDRVLTMATNMRHRRDANKRPQTIKRFFTSRAISNTTVRRTLQVIQPLATSDQLVGRLNESCKHSPKRKHWNDDQPKSCKKSRTQIAQDTTECSDENSESQAMTKEAYQLLVKANPSSMYWKELAEQRRKALFKVLQENERLNKEIEHKDEDILKLQKENQELTELAEHVQYMADLIEKLTAQGADEQEAESEQEAESEQEAESEQEAESEQEAESEQEAESEQEAESEQATEGTYLNENSAVVSDKDD; this is encoded by the exons ATGGTTGTATATTACATCGTGACACTTAAAGACAGAG TTCTAACAATGGCCACCAATATGAGGCACAGACGTGATGCCAATAAGCGTCCTCAAACCATAAAG CGTTTCTTTACGAGCAGAGCTATAAGTAACACAACAGTGAGACGAACTTTACAAGTGATTCAGCCGCTTGCTACTTCAGATCAACTTGTTGGCAGGCTAAATGAG TCATGCAAGCACTCTCCCAAAAGAAAACACTGGAATGACGATCAACCAAAGAGCTGCAAGAAATCGCGCACACAGATTGCTCAAGACACCACGGAATGCAGTGATGAGAATTCTGAAAGCCAAGCCATGACAAAAGAAGCATATCAACTTCTTGTAAAAG CTAATCCAAGTTCTATGTACTGGAAGGAATTGGCAGAGCAGCGAAGGAAAGCCCTGTTCAAGGTTTTACAAGAAAATGAAAGA CTGAATAAAGAAATTGAACATAAAGATGAAGACATTTTGAAATTACAGAAAGAGAACCAGGAGCTTACAGAGTTGGCAGAGCATGTGCAGtatatggctgatctgattgag AAGCTAACGGCACAAGGTGCTGATGAGCAGGAAGCTGAGTCGGAGCAGGAAGCTGAGTCGGAGCAGGAAGCTGAGTCGGAGCAGGAAGCTGAGTCGGAGCAGGAAGCTGAGTCGGAGCAGGAAGCTGAGTCGGAGCAGGAAGCTGAGTCGGAGCAGGCTACAGAAGGCACATATCTCAATGAGAATTCCGCAGTAGTGTCTGATAAAGATGATTAG